One genomic segment of Flavobacteriaceae bacterium includes these proteins:
- the hflX gene encoding GTPase HflX, with the protein MIDQREAKSEKAVLIGVITQQQDEDQAKEFLDELEFLTLTAGGISVKRFVQKLEKPNPKTFLGIGKLEDVKAYIETHHIGTAIFDDELSPAQLRNIEKILDCKILDRTNLILDIFAQRAKTSAAKTQVELAQHQYLLPRLTRLWTHLDKQKGGIGMRGPGETEIETDRRIIRDKIALLKKKLVAIDKQMAVQRKNRGKMVRVALVGYTNVGKSTLMNVISKSAVFAENKLFATLDTTVRKVVIKNIPFLMTDTVGFIRKLPTQLVESFKSTLDEVREADILLHIVDISHPNFEAHITSVNTILSEIHCGNRPTVMVFNKMDAYTYETIDEDDLVTEKTKAHYTLEDWKNTWMNDMEKESVFISALNKKNLEVFKEQVYEEVKKIHIQRFPYNDFLYENTVV; encoded by the coding sequence ATGATTGACCAGAGAGAAGCAAAATCGGAAAAGGCAGTTTTAATAGGAGTTATTACCCAACAACAAGATGAGGATCAGGCTAAAGAATTTTTAGATGAACTGGAATTTTTAACCTTAACAGCCGGTGGAATTTCCGTAAAACGATTTGTACAAAAACTTGAAAAACCTAATCCGAAAACATTCTTAGGAATCGGGAAACTGGAAGATGTAAAAGCATATATAGAAACACATCATATCGGAACGGCTATTTTTGATGATGAATTATCTCCTGCCCAATTGCGGAATATTGAAAAGATTCTGGATTGTAAAATTTTAGACAGAACAAATTTAATTCTGGATATTTTTGCACAGAGAGCAAAAACCAGTGCTGCCAAAACACAGGTTGAATTGGCACAACACCAATATTTGTTACCTCGCTTAACACGTTTGTGGACTCACCTGGACAAGCAAAAAGGAGGTATAGGAATGCGTGGCCCGGGAGAGACAGAGATCGAAACCGACAGACGTATTATTCGAGATAAGATTGCATTACTGAAAAAAAAATTAGTAGCCATTGACAAACAAATGGCTGTGCAGCGTAAGAATCGGGGTAAGATGGTTCGTGTTGCCTTGGTAGGATATACCAACGTAGGAAAATCTACCCTGATGAATGTAATCAGTAAAAGTGCGGTTTTTGCAGAAAACAAGTTATTTGCTACTTTAGATACCACGGTTAGAAAAGTGGTTATTAAGAATATTCCGTTTTTAATGACCGACACGGTTGGATTTATTCGAAAACTGCCGACACAGTTGGTGGAATCATTCAAATCTACATTAGATGAAGTTCGCGAAGCAGATATATTATTGCATATAGTAGATATCTCGCATCCTAATTTTGAAGCACATATAACTTCCGTAAATACTATTTTAAGCGAAATTCATTGTGGAAATAGACCCACTGTAATGGTATTCAATAAAATGGATGCCTATACATACGAAACCATTGACGAAGATGATTTGGTCACAGAAAAAACAAAAGCTCATTATACGTTAGAGGATTGGAAAAATACTTGGATGAATGATATGGAAAAAGAATCTGTCTTTATTTCCGCACTTAACAAAAAAAATCTGGAAGTTTTTAAAGAACAGGTATATGAAGAGGTGAAAAAGATTCACATCCAACGTTTTCCTTATAATGATTTTTTGTATGAAAATACTGTGGTTTGA
- a CDS encoding aminotransferase class I/II-fold pyridoxal phosphate-dependent enzyme, whose product MINIAHMVRANILKLKPYSSARDEFAGQEGVFLDANEEMIAFYNKVKPPYNVSKINHQAAMNALHNYKNYQEMLAVILTEKERLTSELQKIDAVKKVYHSDANFLLLKVDNANQMYDYLAAQKIIVRNRTAQIANCLRISVGTALENNQLINALKKIS is encoded by the coding sequence ATGATTAACATAGCACATATGGTACGCGCCAATATCTTGAAACTAAAACCTTATTCCAGTGCCAGGGATGAGTTTGCCGGCCAGGAAGGGGTTTTTCTGGATGCCAATGAAGAAATGATAGCATTTTACAACAAGGTAAAGCCACCATATAACGTCAGTAAAATTAATCATCAAGCAGCAATGAATGCACTTCACAACTATAAAAACTATCAAGAAATGCTGGCCGTAATTTTAACTGAAAAAGAAAGGCTTACATCTGAGCTTCAAAAAATAGATGCGGTAAAAAAAGTTTATCATTCCGACGCTAATTTTTTATTACTGAAAGTAGATAACGCCAATCAAATGTATGACTATCTGGCAGCGCAAAAAATCATCGTTCGCAATAGAACAGCTCAAATTGCCAACTGCCTTAGAATATCCGTTGGAACCGCCCTGGAGAATAATCAACTAATTAATGCATTAAAAAAAATATCATGA
- a CDS encoding bifunctional phosphoribosyl-AMP cyclohydrolase/phosphoribosyl-ATP diphosphatase HisIE, which yields MNIDFKKGNGLVPVIIQDNNTLQVLMLGYMNEEALAKTKAESRVTFFSRTKNKLWTKGEKSGNYLDIIDIQIDCDNDTILIKAIPSGPTCHTGSTSCFKEKTAKGFVYDLQATIHQRIDTNDENSYTNKLYRKGINKVAQKVGEEAVELIIEAKDDHDELFKNEAADLLYHYLIILKAKGFTFEDIESVLKERK from the coding sequence ATGAACATAGATTTTAAGAAAGGAAATGGATTAGTACCTGTAATTATCCAGGATAATAACACCCTTCAAGTCCTTATGCTAGGCTATATGAATGAAGAGGCTTTGGCAAAAACCAAAGCTGAAAGCCGGGTTACTTTTTTTAGCAGAACTAAAAACAAATTATGGACCAAAGGCGAAAAGTCCGGGAACTATCTGGATATAATCGATATTCAAATAGATTGTGATAACGATACTATTTTGATAAAAGCTATTCCGTCCGGACCAACCTGCCACACGGGAAGTACTTCTTGCTTTAAAGAAAAAACAGCCAAAGGATTTGTATACGATTTACAAGCTACTATCCATCAAAGAATAGATACTAATGATGAAAATTCTTATACGAATAAATTATATCGAAAAGGGATAAACAAAGTAGCTCAAAAGGTGGGCGAAGAAGCTGTTGAACTGATTATTGAAGCGAAGGATGACCATGATGAATTGTTTAAAAACGAAGCCGCTGATCTATTGTACCATTACTTAATTATACTAAAAGCAAAAGGCTTTACATTTGAAGACATTGAAAGTGTATTAAAAGAGAGAAAATAG
- a CDS encoding carboxymuconolactone decarboxylase family protein, translated as MPLVTPLSAEHDLETKELATFFNETLGFCPNSVLTMQYRPAISKAFINLNKAVMANEGLVTSALKRMIAWVSSNATGCRYCQAHSIRAAERYGATEEQLDNIWEYKTHPAFSDAERAALDFSLAASQVPNQVDAEIQTRLYKYWNEEEIVEMLGVISLFGYLNRWNDSMGTTLEAPAIESGHRYLGKHGFEAGKHI; from the coding sequence ATGCCATTAGTAACACCTTTATCAGCAGAACACGATTTGGAAACGAAAGAGCTAGCAACATTTTTTAATGAAACTTTAGGCTTCTGCCCGAATTCCGTATTGACGATGCAGTACAGACCGGCTATCTCAAAAGCTTTTATTAACCTGAATAAAGCCGTAATGGCCAATGAAGGGCTTGTAACCTCTGCGCTGAAAAGAATGATTGCCTGGGTATCCAGCAATGCCACCGGATGTAGATATTGCCAAGCTCATTCCATAAGAGCTGCGGAACGTTACGGAGCCACAGAGGAGCAATTAGATAATATTTGGGAATACAAAACACATCCTGCCTTTTCCGACGCAGAAAGAGCTGCATTGGATTTTTCGTTAGCAGCGAGCCAGGTTCCGAATCAGGTAGATGCGGAAATTCAAACCAGATTATATAAATACTGGAATGAAGAAGAAATTGTGGAAATGCTTGGTGTTATCTCCTTGTTCGGGTATTTAAATCGATGGAATGATTCTATGGGAACTACCTTGGAAGCACCTGCTATTGAAAGCGGTCATCGATATTTGGGAAAACACGGGTTTGAGGCAGGAAAACACATATAA
- the hisA gene encoding 1-(5-phosphoribosyl)-5-[(5-phosphoribosylamino)methylideneamino]imidazole-4-carboxamide isomerase has translation MRIIPAIDIIDGKCVRLSKGDYNTKKVYHENPMDVAKAFEDNGIQYLHLVDLDGAKSQCIVNYKVLETICTKTHLKIDFGGGLKSDEDVRIAFESGANQITGGSIAVKNPDTFKRWFNQYGSKKIILGADCKHRKIATSGWVEVSEWDVIAFIKQYEKEGVSYVICTDITKDGMLQGTSNELYREIMNETHVKLIASGGVSNLDDLTNLKELGCEGAIIGKAFYEGKITLRQLQELC, from the coding sequence ATGAGAATCATACCGGCAATAGATATTATAGATGGCAAGTGTGTCCGGCTATCCAAAGGAGATTATAACACTAAAAAAGTATACCACGAAAACCCTATGGATGTTGCCAAAGCATTTGAAGATAATGGTATTCAATACTTGCATTTAGTTGATCTGGACGGAGCTAAATCGCAGTGCATTGTAAACTATAAAGTATTAGAAACGATCTGTACTAAAACTCATTTAAAAATAGACTTTGGTGGTGGGCTAAAGTCTGACGAGGATGTAAGAATTGCTTTTGAAAGCGGTGCTAATCAAATTACGGGAGGAAGTATTGCAGTGAAAAACCCGGATACTTTTAAAAGGTGGTTTAATCAATATGGAAGTAAAAAAATCATATTGGGAGCAGATTGTAAACACCGAAAAATAGCCACTTCCGGCTGGGTAGAAGTATCTGAATGGGATGTCATAGCTTTTATAAAACAGTACGAAAAAGAAGGTGTCAGTTATGTCATCTGTACGGATATTACAAAGGATGGAATGCTGCAAGGGACGTCAAATGAATTGTATCGGGAAATCATGAATGAAACCCATGTAAAATTAATTGCTAGTGGAGGGGTTTCTAATTTAGACGACCTGACGAATCTAAAAGAACTGGGTTGTGAAGGTGCCATTATCGGGAAAGCGTTTTACGAAGGAAAAATCACACTCAGACAATTACAGGAATTATGCTGA
- the hisH gene encoding imidazole glycerol phosphate synthase subunit HisH: MIVIIKYNAGNIQSVQNALSRLGYESIITDDSADIRKADKVIFPGVGEAGTAMEYLKERRLDKLMSSITQPFLGICLGLQLMCKSSEEGNTKCLGIFDTEVKLFPPKEKVPHTGWNNFEKLKGGLFKNVKPGDDVYYVHSYYAELCKESVATCMYIQLFSAALQKDNFYATQFHPEKSAGIGEQILKNFLEL, from the coding sequence ATGATAGTTATTATAAAATACAATGCGGGTAACATACAATCGGTTCAAAATGCATTGAGCCGATTGGGTTATGAAAGTATCATTACAGATGACAGTGCTGATATTCGGAAAGCGGATAAAGTGATTTTCCCGGGAGTCGGTGAAGCCGGTACAGCTATGGAATATTTAAAAGAAAGAAGGCTGGATAAACTAATGAGTTCCATTACGCAACCTTTTCTGGGGATTTGCCTGGGGTTACAACTCATGTGTAAAAGCAGTGAAGAAGGCAATACCAAATGTCTTGGCATTTTTGACACTGAGGTAAAGCTGTTTCCTCCGAAAGAGAAAGTACCACACACAGGGTGGAATAATTTTGAGAAACTGAAAGGGGGTCTATTTAAGAATGTAAAACCCGGCGATGACGTATATTATGTCCACAGCTATTATGCTGAACTGTGTAAAGAGAGTGTGGCAACTTGTATGTATATCCAACTGTTTAGTGCAGCTTTGCAAAAAGATAATTTTTATGCTACTCAATTTCACCCTGAAAAGTCAGCCGGAATTGGTGAGCAAATACTAAAGAACTTTTTAGAATTATGA
- the aspS gene encoding aspartate--tRNA ligase, translating to MYRTHSCGELRTSHINTEVTLSGWVQKSRDKGFLIWVDLRDRYGITQLIFDEERTSSAIMEKAKNLGREFVIQATGTVIERQSKNPNMKTGDIEVLVTQLNILSESLLPPFTIEDETDGGEDIRMKYRYLDIRRNPVKENLLLRHKVAMEVRKYLSDKGFIDVETPYLIKSTPEGARDFLVPSRVNQGQFYALPQSPQTFKQLLMVSGIDKYFQIVKCFRDEDLRADRQPEFTQIDCEMAFVTQDGVLDTFEGLIRHLLKEIKGVDLAKFPRMQYDDAMRIYGNDKPDIRFGMEFGELNAVAQHKEFTVFNSAELVVGIAVPGGAAYTRKEIDKLIDWVRRPQVGALGMVYVKCNEDGTFKSSVDKFYDQEDLAKWAGITGAKAGDLICILSGETHTVRVQLSALRIELAERLGLRKPAEFAPLWITDFPLLELDEDTGRYYAMHHPFTSPKPGQLELLDTNPGAVKANAYDLVLNGNEIGGGSIRIHDKETQAIMFKHLGFTEKEAKEQFGFLLDAFQYGAPPHGGIAFGLDRLVAILGGRETIRDFIAFPKNNSGRDVMIDAPATIDALQLKELNIKLEEKE from the coding sequence ATGTATAGAACACATTCTTGTGGCGAATTAAGAACGTCACATATCAATACGGAAGTTACACTATCGGGGTGGGTACAAAAATCGAGGGATAAAGGGTTTTTGATTTGGGTAGACCTTAGGGATCGGTACGGAATTACGCAATTGATTTTTGACGAGGAAAGAACTTCATCTGCTATTATGGAAAAAGCAAAAAATCTGGGGCGGGAATTTGTAATTCAAGCTACGGGAACAGTAATTGAGCGCCAATCGAAGAACCCAAACATGAAAACAGGCGATATAGAAGTGTTGGTCACTCAGTTGAATATTTTGAGTGAATCATTATTACCACCATTTACTATTGAAGATGAAACAGACGGTGGTGAAGATATTAGAATGAAGTATCGCTATCTGGATATTAGAAGAAACCCGGTAAAAGAAAACCTGCTGCTTCGTCATAAAGTTGCTATGGAAGTCCGAAAATACTTATCTGATAAAGGGTTTATTGATGTGGAAACCCCATATTTAATAAAATCCACTCCGGAGGGAGCGCGTGATTTTTTAGTGCCAAGTAGGGTGAATCAAGGGCAGTTTTATGCATTGCCACAATCACCGCAAACCTTTAAACAATTGCTAATGGTCAGTGGAATAGATAAATATTTCCAGATTGTAAAGTGTTTTAGAGATGAAGATTTACGTGCCGACCGCCAGCCGGAATTTACACAAATTGACTGTGAAATGGCTTTTGTAACACAGGATGGTGTTCTGGATACTTTTGAAGGATTGATACGGCATTTATTAAAAGAAATTAAAGGAGTTGATCTTGCTAAATTCCCCAGGATGCAGTATGATGATGCCATGCGTATCTATGGGAATGACAAACCGGATATACGCTTTGGAATGGAGTTTGGCGAATTGAATGCAGTGGCCCAACACAAAGAGTTTACCGTATTTAACAGTGCTGAACTGGTAGTTGGTATCGCAGTTCCGGGCGGAGCAGCATATACGAGAAAGGAAATTGACAAACTCATTGACTGGGTACGTCGCCCGCAAGTAGGAGCTTTGGGAATGGTTTATGTCAAATGTAATGAAGACGGGACATTTAAATCATCCGTAGATAAATTTTACGATCAGGAAGACTTGGCAAAATGGGCTGGGATTACCGGTGCTAAAGCAGGAGATTTAATTTGTATTTTGTCAGGAGAAACCCATACGGTAAGAGTACAGTTAAGTGCACTACGTATAGAACTGGCCGAACGATTGGGTCTGCGCAAACCCGCTGAATTTGCACCGTTATGGATAACGGATTTTCCACTACTGGAGTTAGATGAGGATACGGGGCGCTACTATGCCATGCATCATCCGTTTACATCACCAAAACCGGGGCAATTGGAGTTATTGGACACAAACCCCGGAGCGGTAAAAGCAAATGCTTATGACTTAGTACTGAACGGAAATGAAATAGGCGGAGGTTCTATTAGAATCCATGACAAAGAAACACAAGCAATAATGTTTAAGCATCTTGGGTTTACGGAAAAAGAAGCTAAAGAGCAGTTTGGATTTTTGCTGGATGCTTTTCAATACGGAGCACCGCCACATGGCGGAATTGCTTTTGGACTGGATAGATTGGTAGCTATTTTAGGAGGGCGGGAAACCATTCGCGATTTTATTGCTTTTCCGAAAAACAATTCGGGAAGAGATGTAATGATTGATGCTCCTGCTACGATTGATGCGTTACAATTAAAAGAGCTCAATATCAAGTTAGAGGAGAAAGAATGA
- a CDS encoding cupin domain-containing protein, translated as MSVINIQEKLALFSEQWAPKKIGELNGQQILLAKIQGEFVFHKHDHEDELFMVIKGQLLLELRDKTVTVNPGEFFIVPKGVEHKPVAKEETHLLLFEPLSTKHTGDVVADITVETYEEI; from the coding sequence ATGAGCGTCATTAATATTCAAGAAAAGCTGGCTCTTTTTTCAGAGCAATGGGCACCTAAAAAAATTGGAGAACTCAACGGGCAGCAGATTTTATTAGCTAAAATTCAAGGCGAATTTGTTTTTCATAAACACGATCATGAAGATGAACTGTTTATGGTGATAAAAGGCCAATTACTATTGGAATTAAGAGATAAAACCGTAACGGTGAATCCCGGAGAGTTTTTTATTGTTCCCAAAGGAGTTGAACATAAGCCTGTTGCCAAAGAAGAAACACATTTGCTGCTTTTTGAGCCTTTGAGTACAAAACATACCGGCGATGTTGTGGCGGATATTACAGTAGAAACCTACGAAGAAATTTAA
- the hisD gene encoding histidinol dehydrogenase, translating to MKTYDKPNREQWDQLTKRPTANEEQLKQAVGLILNNVNQNGDSALIEYTRMFDGVELTALKVSEKEINQAIIQTPQELKDAIEVAYRNITAFHKAQQLKEDVIETTSGVKCWRKSVAIEKVGLYIPGGSAPLFSTVLMLGIPAQIARCKEIVLCTPPNKNQEIHPAILYTAQLVGVSKIYKAGGAQAVAAMAYGTASIPKVYKIFGPGNQYVTKAKELVRQEGVAIDMPAGPSEVLIIADRTCNTVFVAADLLSQAEHGEDSQVILLSDDETVVKACLAEVNKQVKNLSRRKIALKALTHSKAMILNNIEECIELSNLYAPEHLIIASENADQFIDKITNAGSVFLGNYSCESAGDYASGTNHTLPTNGYAKNYSGVSLDSFVKKITYQELSKEGIKNIGSVIGIMAEAEALTAHKSGYTAIKRNKR from the coding sequence ATGAAAACATATGACAAACCCAATAGAGAACAATGGGATCAGCTTACAAAACGGCCTACAGCTAATGAAGAGCAACTTAAACAAGCAGTGGGTTTAATTTTAAATAATGTAAATCAAAATGGAGATAGCGCATTAATCGAATATACCCGTATGTTTGATGGGGTGGAATTAACAGCTCTTAAAGTATCTGAAAAAGAAATAAATCAAGCCATTATTCAAACTCCTCAAGAATTGAAAGATGCTATTGAAGTTGCTTACCGAAATATTACTGCATTTCACAAAGCACAACAACTTAAAGAAGATGTAATAGAAACAACTTCCGGAGTTAAATGCTGGAGAAAATCCGTAGCTATTGAGAAAGTCGGCTTGTATATTCCCGGTGGAAGTGCTCCGCTATTTTCTACGGTCTTGATGTTGGGGATTCCTGCACAAATTGCAAGATGTAAAGAAATAGTACTGTGTACGCCTCCAAATAAAAATCAAGAAATTCATCCGGCTATTTTATATACTGCTCAGCTGGTGGGAGTTTCTAAAATTTACAAAGCCGGAGGGGCACAAGCAGTAGCTGCCATGGCTTATGGTACGGCAAGTATTCCTAAGGTTTATAAAATTTTTGGCCCGGGAAACCAATATGTAACTAAAGCCAAAGAGTTGGTTCGGCAGGAGGGAGTAGCTATTGATATGCCTGCGGGGCCCAGTGAGGTGTTAATAATAGCCGACCGTACTTGCAATACCGTTTTTGTAGCGGCTGACCTATTGTCTCAGGCGGAGCATGGAGAAGATAGCCAGGTAATTCTATTAAGTGACGATGAAACTGTTGTAAAAGCGTGTTTGGCAGAAGTAAATAAACAAGTCAAAAATTTATCAAGAAGAAAAATAGCATTAAAAGCATTGACCCATAGCAAAGCCATGATTCTAAATAATATCGAAGAATGCATTGAATTAAGCAATCTTTACGCTCCGGAACACTTAATTATTGCTTCGGAAAATGCGGACCAGTTTATAGATAAAATTACGAATGCCGGTTCGGTTTTCTTAGGGAACTACAGCTGTGAATCTGCCGGAGATTATGCAAGTGGTACCAATCATACACTCCCGACCAATGGTTATGCCAAAAACTATAGCGGAGTTTCTTTAGACAGTTTTGTAAAAAAAATCACTTATCAAGAGTTGAGTAAAGAAGGAATAAAAAATATTGGCAGTGTTATAGGAATAATGGCTGAAGCAGAAGCATTAACAGCCCATAAAAGCGGTTACACTGCGATTAAAAGAAATAAACGATGA
- the hisF gene encoding imidazole glycerol phosphate synthase subunit HisF, which translates to MLKKRIIPCLDIKDSRTVKGIHFVGIKDAGDPIELAKRYVNQGAEELVFLDITATVENRKTLVELVKRIAEEINIPFTVGGGICTVEDVSNLIKAGADKVSINSSAVKRPELIKETAREFGSQCVVIAVDTQLEKREWNVFVHGGRTPTPLKTVDWAKQAESLGAGEILLTSMNNDGTKNGFAIAITNQVTEAVNIPVIASGGAGSKQHFEEVFRQTGVTGGLAASIFHFGEIPIPELKNYLKTKNIPIR; encoded by the coding sequence ATGCTGAAAAAGAGAATTATACCCTGCCTGGACATAAAGGATAGCCGTACGGTTAAAGGAATCCATTTTGTAGGCATAAAAGATGCCGGAGATCCCATTGAACTGGCGAAACGATATGTGAACCAGGGGGCTGAGGAATTGGTTTTTTTAGACATCACAGCTACCGTGGAGAACAGAAAAACACTTGTTGAATTAGTTAAACGTATCGCTGAAGAAATCAATATTCCTTTTACTGTTGGAGGAGGAATATGTACTGTGGAAGATGTAAGCAATTTAATTAAAGCAGGTGCTGACAAGGTAAGTATCAATTCATCAGCAGTTAAGCGACCGGAATTGATAAAAGAAACTGCCCGGGAATTTGGAAGTCAATGTGTAGTCATTGCGGTTGACACTCAATTGGAAAAAAGAGAATGGAACGTATTTGTTCACGGGGGCAGAACTCCCACTCCTTTAAAAACAGTTGATTGGGCAAAGCAAGCCGAGTCATTAGGTGCCGGAGAAATATTGCTTACTTCCATGAATAATGACGGAACTAAAAATGGCTTTGCAATAGCCATTACGAATCAGGTCACTGAAGCAGTCAATATCCCGGTTATTGCATCCGGAGGTGCCGGAAGCAAACAACATTTTGAAGAGGTATTTAGGCAAACCGGAGTAACCGGCGGTTTGGCTGCCAGTATTTTTCACTTTGGAGAAATCCCGATACCGGAATTGAAAAATTATTTAAAAACAAAAAATATACCCATACGATGA
- a CDS encoding uracil-DNA glycosylase family protein: MKQLLSDIKNCTVCAKHLALGPRPVLAASPNSKIAIIGQAPGTKVHASGIPWDDASGKQLRKWLDVTDAVFYNKELFAIVPMGFCYPGKGSSGDLPPRKECAPLWHQALFDKMPNIKLMVLIGMYAQHYYLGKKAKRTLTETVDNYPDYLPTYFVLPHPSPRNRFWLMKNPWFEENVVPELQKKIHVLLD; the protein is encoded by the coding sequence ATGAAGCAACTGTTATCAGATATAAAAAATTGTACGGTCTGTGCCAAACACCTGGCTTTAGGGCCAAGGCCGGTACTTGCTGCCAGTCCAAATTCAAAGATCGCCATTATCGGACAAGCTCCGGGTACGAAAGTACACGCTTCAGGGATTCCCTGGGATGATGCAAGTGGAAAACAGCTCAGAAAATGGTTAGATGTTACCGATGCTGTTTTTTATAATAAAGAATTGTTTGCCATAGTTCCAATGGGGTTTTGTTATCCCGGAAAAGGATCCAGTGGCGATTTGCCTCCCCGTAAGGAATGTGCTCCTTTGTGGCATCAGGCTTTATTTGACAAAATGCCGAACATCAAATTAATGGTTTTGATAGGTATGTATGCTCAACATTACTATTTAGGTAAAAAAGCCAAGCGTACATTGACAGAAACCGTAGATAATTACCCTGACTATTTGCCTACCTACTTTGTACTGCCACACCCATCGCCCAGAAATCGATTTTGGCTAATGAAAAATCCCTGGTTTGAAGAAAATGTGGTTCCGGAACTGCAGAAAAAAATACATGTACTCTTGGATTAA
- the rsmI gene encoding 16S rRNA (cytidine(1402)-2'-O)-methyltransferase — protein sequence MSKLYIVPTPIGNLEDMTFRAVAVLKEVDTILAEDTRTSGKLLKHFDITTRMQSHHIHNEHKTVKNIVNRMQTGESFALISDAGTPAISDPGFLLVRTCIENHIEVDCLPGATAFVPALVNSGLPTDTFVFEGFLPVKKGRQTRLKFLAEEMRTMIFYESPHRLLKTLTHFIEYFGPDRQVAVSRELSKKFEETFRSTIAETLVHYTNNPPKGELVVVVKGKR from the coding sequence ATGTCTAAACTTTACATCGTCCCTACGCCTATTGGAAATTTAGAGGATATGACTTTCAGAGCTGTTGCCGTTTTAAAAGAGGTAGATACTATTTTAGCGGAAGATACCAGAACCAGCGGAAAACTTCTAAAACATTTTGATATTACAACGCGGATGCAAAGCCATCACATACACAACGAGCATAAAACCGTAAAAAATATTGTCAACCGTATGCAAACCGGCGAATCTTTTGCACTGATTTCCGATGCGGGGACTCCCGCAATTTCCGATCCGGGGTTTTTATTAGTCAGAACCTGTATAGAAAATCATATAGAAGTTGATTGTCTTCCCGGTGCTACCGCTTTTGTTCCTGCTCTGGTAAATTCCGGTTTGCCAACTGATACATTTGTCTTTGAAGGATTTCTTCCGGTAAAAAAAGGACGGCAAACCCGATTGAAATTTTTAGCGGAAGAAATGCGTACCATGATTTTTTACGAATCACCTCACCGATTATTGAAAACCCTGACTCATTTTATAGAGTACTTTGGCCCGGACAGGCAGGTTGCTGTTTCAAGAGAATTATCGAAAAAGTTTGAAGAGACCTTTCGAAGCACAATTGCGGAAACTTTGGTTCACTATACAAATAACCCTCCAAAAGGGGAGCTTGTTGTGGTTGTAAAAGGAAAGAGATAA